From the Cervus elaphus chromosome 20, mCerEla1.1, whole genome shotgun sequence genome, one window contains:
- the TWIST2 gene encoding twist-related protein 2: MEEGSSSPVSPVDSLGTSEEELERQPKRFGRKRRYSKKSSEDGSPTPGKRGKKGSPSAQSFEELQSQRILANVRERQRTQSLNEAFAALRKIIPTLPSDKLSKIQTLKLAARYIDFLYQVLQSDEMDNKMTSCSYVAHERLSYAFSVWRMEGAWSMSASH; encoded by the coding sequence ATGGAGGAGGGCTCCAGCTCGCCCGTGTCCCCCGTGGACAGCCTGGGCACCAGCGAGGAGGAGCTCGAGCGGCAGCCCAAGCGCTTCGGCCGGAAACGGCGCTACAGCAAGAAGTCGAGCGAAGATGGCAGCCCGACCCCCGGCAAGCGCGGAAAGAAGGGCAGCCCGAGCGCGCAGTCCTTCGAGGAGCTGCAGAGCCAGCGCATCCTGGCCAACGTGCGCGAGCGCCAGCGCACCCAGTCGCTCAACGAGGCCTTCGCCGCGCTGCGCAAGATCATCCCCACGCTGCCCTCGGACAAGCTCAGCAAGATCCAGACGCTCAAGCTGGCCGCCAGGTACATAGACTTCCTCTACCAGGTCCTGCAGAGCGACGAGATGGACAATAAGATGACCAGCTGCAGCTACGTGGCCCACGAGCGGCTCAGCTACGCCTTCTCCGTGTGGCGCATGGAGGGCGCGTGGTCCATGTCCGCCTCCCACTAG